A single window of Anopheles moucheti chromosome 2, idAnoMoucSN_F20_07, whole genome shotgun sequence DNA harbors:
- the LOC128298277 gene encoding uncharacterized protein LOC128298277 — MSKLQKSATRSILDEIKMEVESHKQSPGPSHSDKDGDLYEEEITVFADFDICLDMDDPNLHIKVIGIETETPIIQVNDEVYRGTADLAFGTNVFFEKDPKATATLDPVFENNIKDLYQYVDSTDKVLRMKRIFLNAKDQQKQDQPASGPAANERETSEDEEVSNCEVNMTYEDALNLHLPDGAVPCRSISTHMNGEALMENRRFKGEPMQDE; from the coding sequence ATGTCCAAATTGCAAAAGAGCGCAACGCGCTCGATATTGGATGAAATAAAGATGGAGGTCGAATCGCACAAACAATCGCCTGGTCCGTCTCACAGTGACAAAGACGGCGATCTGTACGAGGAAGAAATCACCGTGTTTGCCGATTTCGATATCTGCCTCGACATGGACGACCCCAACCTGCACATCAAAGTGATCGGAATTGAAACGGAAACACCCATCATACAAGTGAACGACGAAGTGTACCGGGGGACGGCCGATTTAGCATTCGGTACAAACGTGTTCTTTGAGAAGGATCCCAAAGCCACAGCCACCCTGGATCCCGTGTTCGAGAACAACATCAAAGATTTGTACCAGTACGTGGATAGCACGGATAAGGTGCTGCGAATGAAGCGAATATTTCTCAACGCAAAAGATCAACAGAAACAGGACCAACCCGCGTCTGGACCAGCGGCGAATGAACGCGAAACTTCCGAAGACGAGGAGGTGAGCAATTGTGAGGTGAACATGACGTATGAAGATGCGCTCAATTTGCATCTACCTGACGGCGCTGTTCCCTGTCGAAGCATCTCCACCCATATGAACGGCGAAGCGCTAATGGAAAACCGCAGATTTAAAGGCGAACCCATGCAGGATGAATGA
- the LOC128298276 gene encoding dual specificity mitogen-activated protein kinase kinase hemipterous-like, whose translation MLPTGTHSAAPSDNSNNEVGKNGSTTMSGSSIGNRITMMEQMIQSPRATPSLSLPITSQPPTNRFNRTGSGGMGGGSGPNRPSLGLNLPIVSGNRRSESELKFQKIVDKSGRLKINDKIYRTQLSDLEDLGELGNGTSGHVVKMRHNPSGAIIAVKQMRRTGNDEENKRIIMDLDVVLKSENCKYIVKCLGCFITDADVWICMELMTTCFDKLQKKSKTPVPEEILGKVTVATVRALAYLKDNHRVIHRDVKPSNILIDDRGNIKLCDFGISGRLVDSNARTRSAGCAAYMAPERIDPAKTVYDIRADVWSLGITLVELATGVFPYRGCVTDFEVLTQVLTSNPPRLPEDQSFSPEFRDFVQLCLQKDYQARPKYPDLLRHAFLQRAEHDTNINVGEWFRNVAVNCGIQLTSPQPPNAATAPVTSPRTWAVFLEQPRIPTPLGSMTEAVQAQSNQQKQTIAIAASSIPIKSTATILSPHIANEAPSNLSNLQQRSQQQQQQLLQSKLSNISLASSSSSISAAAGTTPVATAANSIATFTPPTSSSSPAAFDPRRSPSPQAYYLAKMQSKSAITSTSVPIATGIGGGPGLERNGSLEPARKYKHSPFLTRRTASEYGNGSPKKESTLSSLGQSIFKNLTTSPFAQRKSLPPGESKLACSASTSPSPMPVSSALYANGAGPASNPSSPLLLLRKAHEVPESDTQYKHLHGNTSPIVLQRFYHQQNQLIEQQREALQQQQQQVVYGYSSPSPVPSASEASPRPTRYSPLPSHRTVHHGVHPVLSTSALHQSAIPLYVHHEPTAGTAPMPPPPASGIPVYQQSSGTTASPKHKSSSFFNTFSRGMKSAGRGDKVIDRGGSAAPTLVTGDRPLYATTSQTMYHHQGQASATMLHRHGAHTGISNGGMVVPDGSKEETGWFNSFADIKRKFASFVKLNINNNGTGTSGAGTGGTTTIGDKRTLKEKHLQQQQQQQQHHLQLHQPQLYGSNSFDMPATAGTLTAGSTGIYGAGAFPGASASSVVQPPSAIPPMAHVLNSPATDRRHRSPDPPPRLNRGQSPLLLQRKLEQLGHTGSPLLNRRPFNSTSPSPPPRRGSESVPGSPQHLRARINYTPEPHRRPYRTTIDQ comes from the exons ATGCTTCCGACGGGAACGCACTCGGCCGCCCCTTCCGACAACAGTAATAACGAAGTCGGCAAGAACGGTAGCACCACCATGTCCGGCAGTTCGATAGGAAACCGCATCACGATGATGGAACAGATGATCCAGAGCCCCCGTGCGACTCCCTCACTGTCGCTGCCGATCACATCGCAGCCTCCGACGAATCGTTTCAATCGCACCGGAAGCGGTGGCATGGGCGGAGGGTCAGGAC CCAATCGACCATCGTTAGGTTTGAATCTGCCCATCGTATCCGGCAATCGGAGGAGCGAATCGGAACTCAAGTTCCAGAAGATCGTCGACAAAAGCGGACGGTTGAAGATAAACGATAAGATCTATCGCACGCAGCTCAGTGATCTGGAGGATTTGGGCGAACTTGGGAACGGGACCAGCGGTCATGTGGTAAAGATGCGACACAATCCGAGTGGTGCCATCATTGCTGTTAAG caaatgagACGCACCGGTAAcgacgaagaaaacaaacgaattatAATGGATCTGGATGTGGTGCTGAAGTCGGAAAACTGCAAGTACATTGTGAAGTGTCTGGGTTGCTTCATCACCGATGCAGACGTTTGGATCTGCATGGAGCTGATGACGACGTGCTTCGACAAACTGCAGAAAAAATCCAAGACACCGGTGCCGGAAGAAATCCTCGGCAAGGTAACGGTGGCCACGGTACGAGCGTTGGCCTATCTCAAGGACAACCACCGGGTGATCCACCGGGACGTGAAACCCTCGAACATCCTGATCGACGATCGGGGCAATATTAAGCTGTGTGATTTTGGCATCAGCGGTCGACTGGTGGACTCCAATGCCCGTACACGGTCAGCCGGGTGCGCTGCATACATGGCG CCGGAGCGAATCGATCCTGCAAAAACAGTGTATGACATACGGGCAGATGTGTGGTCCCTCGGTATCACGCTGGTCGAACTGGCAACCGGTGTGTTTCCCTATCGTGGCTGTGTGACCGATTTCGAAGTGCTCACGCAAGTGCTCACCTCGAATCCACCGCGGCTACCAGAGGACCAATCCTTTAGTCCAGAGTTTCGTGATTTTGTACAGCTATGCCTGCAGAAGGATTATCAAGCTCGGCCCAAATATCCAGATCTATTGAGACACGCCTTCCTACAGCGTGCCGAGCACGACACTAACATCAATGTGGGCGAATGGTTCCGTAATGTGGCTGTCAATTGTGGCATTCAGCTTACAAGCCCGCAACCCCCGAACGCTGCAACCGCTCCAGTCACTTCCCCTCGAACGTGGGCCGTATTCTTGGAACAACCCAG AATACCGACACCGCTCGGAAGCATGACGGAAGCGGTCCAGGCCCAATCGaaccagcaaaaacaaaccatcgctATCGCCGCCTCATCTATCCCGATCAAGTCAACCGCCACCATCCTATCTCCCCACATTGCCAATGAAGCACCTAGCAACCTCAGCAATCTGCAGCAACgatcgcagcaacaacagcagcaacttcTTCAGAGCAAACTTAGCAACATTAGTCTAGCGTCCTCATCATCCTCCATCTCGGCAGCAGCAGGCACGACACCAGTAGCAACGGCCGCTAACTCCATCGCCACCTTCACGCCGCCTACCTCGTCTTCCTCCCCGGCCGCATTCGACCCGCGCCGGTCACCCTCACCCCAGGCCTACTATTTAGCGAAAATGCAGTCAAAAAGTGCCATTACTAGCACTAGCGTACCGATAGCGACGGGTATCGGAGGTGGACCGGGACTGGAGCGAAACGGTTCACTCGAACCAGCACGAAAGTACAAACACTCGCCGTTTCTTACGCGACGCACCGCCTCCGAGTACGGCAACGGTAGTCCGAAGAAGGAATCGACTCTGAGCAGTTTGGGGCAAAGTATCTTCAAAAACCTAACGACATCACCATTTGCACAGCGAAAATCACTTCCGCCGGGCGAATCGAAGCTTGCCTGCTCAGCGTCTACCTCACCATCCCCGATGCCGGTATCCTCCGCGCTTTATGCAAACGGTGCTGGACCAGCTAGCAATCCGTCCTCACCGTTGTTGCTGCTCCGCAAGGCGCACGAGGTGCCGGAATCAGATACGCAGTATAAACATCTGCACGGAAACACTAGTCCAATTG TTCTACAGCGATTCTATCACCAACAGAATCAGCTGATCGAGCAGCAAAGGGAAgcactgcagcaacagcagcagcaagttgTTTACGGGTACTCTTCACCTTCTCCAGTTCCTTCGGCAAGCGAAGCATCGCCCCGCCCAACCCGTTACAGTCCACTACCCTCTCATCGAACCGTACACCACGGGGTACACCCGGTACTGAGCACCTCGGCCCTACACCAAAGCGCAATTCCGCTCTACGTACATCACGAACCTACGGCAGGGACAGCTCCTATGCCTCCACCTCCCGCTTCCGGCATACCCGTGTACCAGCAATCGAGTGGTACCACAGCAAGTCCCAAGCACAAATCTTCGTCCTTCTTCAACACGTTCAGCCGCGGCATGAAAAGTGCCGGTCGGGGTGACAAGGTGATTGATCGTGGGGGCAGCGCTGCACCCACGCTGGTGACTGGGGATCGCCCACTGTACGCCACAACTAGCCAAACCATGTATCATCACCAGGGACAGGCGAGTGCGACGATGCTGCATCGACACGGCGCACACACAGGTATCAGCAATGGAGGGATGGTAGTACCGGACGGTAGTAAAGAAGAGACAG gatggTTCAATTCCTTTGCAGATATCAAGCGAAAGTTTGCCTCGTTCGTGAAGCTTAACATAAACAACAATGGGACGGGGACGAGTGGTGCGGGCACCGGTGGAACTACCACAATTGGAGACAAGCGGACGCTAAAGGAGAAACAcctgcagcaacaacagcagcaacagcaacaccatcTTCAATTGCACCAACCGCAGCTTTATGGATCGAATTCCTTCGATATGCCAGCAACAGCGGGAACATTGACGGCGGGTTCTACCGGAATTTACGGTGCGGGAGCATTTCCCGGTGCTTCGGCTTCGTCGGTAGTGCAACCACCGTCCGCCATACCACCGATGGCGCACGTGCTCAACAGCCCAGCGACCGATCGACGGCACCGTAGTCCAGATCCTCCACCAAG GTTAAACCGCGGCCAATCACCGCTACTTCTGCAGCGGAAACTCGAACAGCTCGGTCACACCGGATCGCCGTTGCTGAATAGAAGACC CTTTAACTCTACCTCCCCCTCTCCACCACCACGCCGTGGTTCGGAAAGTGTTCCCGGATCTCCGCAACATTTGCGTGCTCGCATCAACTACACACCGGAACCGCACAGACGTCCGTACCGTACTACGATCGACCAATGA